A single region of the Ptychodera flava strain L36383 chromosome 9, AS_Pfla_20210202, whole genome shotgun sequence genome encodes:
- the LOC139140677 gene encoding uncharacterized protein: MELVNDKKIKGVTRPRNWLPTYTVMSFLMSGQYHKDYSDVMDLLGLPKVAESTFEMDVNWLFPAIATLCDWSCSEVQRMVKERGDEHNWEAVADGFYGSRRNANNSSFTLHDLKSGKIAFRAHRTKLGQGHNWEGTSAGAEGDMFSEICHSVKASGITISRLIADKDAALGNILVELFPEAEVTYCSNHVQKTLYGELANLSQVKCKCNTKCKRFTAKVLDAFKESFNHFVNSEDILKAENPLQEFAEAVMNFPRHYSDDHSSEWCRFHPKKKDGKPYSTTNLVNCPEQLKKFTDIMQKVANKPEEYINPAGKFTTNVAEAFHSLALKYRDKRIYLGHKHYCMKTDMAILHKNIGPIWKLLLFLT; the protein is encoded by the exons atggaattggtcaatgataaaaaaattaaggGGGTGACAAGACCAAGAAACTGGCTGCCCACATACACTGTCATGTCATTTTTAATGTCTGGTCAGTATCACAAAGATTACAGTGATGTGATGGATCTGCTGGGGTTGCCCAAAGTAGCAGAGTCCACATTTGAAATGGATGTAAACTGGCTCTTCCCAGCAATTGCCACACTATGTGACTGGTCTTGCAGTGAGGTGCAGCGTATGGTAAAGGAGCGGGGTGATGAGCACAACTGGGAGGCAGTGGCAGACGGTTTCTATGGAAGCAGAAGAAATGCTAATAATAGTTCATTCACCCTACATGATCTGAAGAGTGGGAAGATCGCCTTCAGAGCTCACCGAACCAAACTTGGCCAGGGACATAATTGGGAGGGAACAAGTGCTGGGGCTGAGGGAGACATGTTTAGTGAAATCTGTCACAGTGTCAAAGCTTCAGGTATCACCATCAGTCGGCTAATTGCAGACAAAGATGCAGCTCTCGGCAATATATTGGTGGAGTTGTTCCCTGAAGCTGAAGTCACTTACTGCAGCAATCATGTTCAGAAAACTCTCTATGGTGAATTGGCAAACTTGTCACAAGTGAAATGTAAG tGCAATACCAAGTGCAAACGCTTTACAGCAAAAGTGTTGGATGCATTCAAGGAGTCATTCAATCACTTTGTAAATTCGGAAGACATCCTGAAAGCAGAAAACCCGCTCCAGGAATTTGCAGAGGCAGTGATGAATTTTCCACGACACTACTCTGATGATCATTCTTCAGAATGGTGCAGATTTCATCCAAAG aaGAAAGACGGTAAGCCTTACAGCACTACAAACTTGGTGAATTGTCCAGAACAGTTAAAgaaattcacagacatcatGCAGAAAGTAGCTAACAAGCCAGAAGAATACATTAATCCTGCTGGTAAATTCACAACAAATGTTGCTGAGGCCTTCCACTCGCTGGCACTAAAATACAGAGACAAAAGGATTTACCTAGGTCACAAACACTACTGTATGAAGACGGATATGGCAATCTTGCACAAg AATATTGGACCAATTTGGAAACTGCTGCTGTTCCTTACTTAG
- the LOC139140678 gene encoding DNA polymerase III PolC-type-like, with the protein MDSIRATGVTTVQYVGKSMAVDQSDSSDEDETVIIEDNMASATPTVTTTPSSTVATNNASTQAAATSSTYGTGTEAGIEQVSSMQSRIFIIFDLEGTGGNTHRDSIIEIGASAYIPHRIQDLETPLEFSTLVKTSAKIKSIVAMKTGISQGMLQGKPKLSTALPSFLDWVATLVQEVQEKLQRTIYPVMVAHNGYAYDYPLLFKEVHVRGMTDLIVARMKDCNLHFADSLKLCRELKSQNVLKTTSVSMESIFKVLFPRRRYNAHRSLEDTRALKWS; encoded by the exons ATGGACAGTATTAGAGCCACTGGTGTGACAACTGTTCAATATGTGGGCAAAAGTATGGCTGTAGATCAGAGTGACAGCAGTGATGAGGATGAGACTGTCATCATTGAAGACAACATGGCTTCAGCAACACCTACTGTCACAACCACTCCATCTAGTACAGTTGCTACCAACAACGCCAGTACTCAAGCTGCAGCAACTTCATCTACCTATGGTACTGGGACTGAAGCTGGAATTGAACAAGTATCCTCTATGCAATCAAGGATATTTATTATCTTTGATTTAGAGGGTACTGGTGGAAACACACACAGAGATAGTATCATAGAGATTGGTGCCAGTGCATACATACCCCACAGAATCCAGGATCTGGAAACTCCTCTAGAGTTTTCAACTCTTGTTAAGACTTCTGCAAAGATCAAATCAATAG TTGCAATGAAGACAGGTATTTCCCAGGGAATGTTACAGGGCAAACCAAAACTATCCACGGCACTACCATCCTTCTTAGATTGGGTGGCCACCCTTGTACAGGAAGTACAGGAAAAACTACAACGCACAATTTATCCAG TAATGGTAGCCCATAATGGTTATGCTTATGACTATCCTCTACTTTTCAAAGAAGTCCATGTAAGAGGAATGACAGACTTAATTGTAGCCAGGATGAAAGACTGTAATTTGCATTTTGCTGACTCACTGAAACTATGTAGAGAG CTGAAGTCTCAGAATGTACTGAAGACAACCAGTGTATCAATGGAGTCTATCTTTAAAGTTCTATTTCCAAGACGCAGGTATAATG CTCATAGGTCACTTGAGGACACAAGGGCACTGAAATGGTCTTGA